In Bacillus sp. KH172YL63, one genomic interval encodes:
- a CDS encoding O-methyltransferase — protein sequence MNEQVIQYIEKIVKERPPLLAEMEQYAEVHNVPIMELVGMEALLGMLRIQQPKKILEIGTAIGYSALRMADALPDTRIVTLERDEERYEAAQAFLTRSDDGERVTPLFGDALELSQKVAEFGPFDAIFIDAAKGQYLKFFELYAEMLSDDGVVYSDNVLFKGLVAEEEVEQKRIRNMVKKLQNYNVWLMNHEDFDTSILPVGDGIAISKKRGEQS from the coding sequence ATGAACGAACAAGTGATACAATATATAGAAAAAATAGTAAAAGAACGGCCGCCGCTCCTTGCAGAGATGGAGCAGTATGCTGAAGTCCATAACGTACCGATCATGGAACTGGTCGGGATGGAAGCCCTCCTTGGGATGCTGAGGATCCAACAGCCGAAGAAAATCCTGGAGATCGGGACTGCGATCGGATATTCGGCATTGCGGATGGCTGATGCACTTCCTGACACCAGAATTGTCACGCTGGAACGGGATGAAGAAAGATATGAGGCGGCACAAGCGTTTCTTACCCGTTCTGATGACGGCGAACGGGTCACCCCTTTATTTGGGGATGCACTGGAGCTTTCTCAAAAAGTGGCTGAATTCGGCCCTTTTGATGCCATCTTCATCGATGCAGCCAAGGGTCAGTACTTAAAATTCTTTGAACTGTACGCTGAAATGCTGTCAGATGATGGTGTGGTGTATTCGGATAATGTCTTGTTCAAAGGTCTCGTGGCCGAAGAAGAGGTTGAACAGAAGCGGATCCGGAACATGGTGAAAAAGCTGCAGAATTATAATGTGTGGCTGATGAATCATGAGGATTTCGACACAAGTATCCTCCCTGTTGGCGACGGGATTGCCATTAGCAAAAAAAGAGGTGAACAATCATGA